One genomic region from Streptomyces sp. NBC_01304 encodes:
- a CDS encoding TetR family transcriptional regulator, which produces MPVMAARFPPRSSWGPSSGSGARAVFGREGYTCASIDAIAAEAGVSSRTTQLALQNHLLEVGRKGLLAVDEGNVEELVREGVELFLLVYGNEPG; this is translated from the coding sequence ATGCCCGTTATGGCTGCCCGTTTTCCCCCACGTAGCTCATGGGGACCCTCTTCGGGCTCGGGAGCCAGGGCCGTCTTCGGGCGGGAGGGCTACACCTGCGCGAGCATTGACGCGATCGCCGCCGAGGCCGGGGTCTCCTCGCGTACCACCCAACTCGCCTTGCAGAACCACCTGTTGGAGGTCGGGCGCAAGGGGCTGCTCGCCGTGGACGAGGGCAATGTGGAGGAGCTGGTGCGCGAGGGGGTTGAGCTGTTCTTGTTGGTGTACGGGAACGAGCCCGGCTAG